Part of the Notamacropus eugenii isolate mMacEug1 chromosome 5, mMacEug1.pri_v2, whole genome shotgun sequence genome is shown below.
GAGTCAAAGCGGGCCGAGCAGCTGGGCCCGGGCGCCGAGGCCGCCGACCGCTCCATGGCCATCCCGCTCCTGGCCCGGGTTGGAGACGCGGCCGAGGCTCCCGAGTCGGTGGGCGCAGACTACGAGGCGGTGCCCGTGGAGGCCTACGGGCTGGCCATGCTCCGGGGCATGGGCTGGAAGCCGGGGGAGGGCATCGGGCGCACCTTCAAGCAGGTGGTGAAGCCCCGGGAAAACCCCCTGCGCCCcaaggggctggggctgggggccAGCCTGGTCCTGCCCTCGGGCCCCCCAGGGCCCAGCCAGCCCGGGAGCCCCAAGGACGACGAGGAGCTGGTGGGCCTGGCCCCTGGGAGGGCCGTGGTGGTGCTGTCTGGGCCCCACCGAGGCCTCTACGGACAAGTGCAGGGGTTGGACCCCGACAACGCCCGGGCCGTGGTGAAGCTGGCCCCCGCTGGCCACGTGGCCACCCTGAGCGAGCACGTCCTGAGGCCGGTCTCCCGGCAGGAGTATGACAGGCAGACCTTGCGGGGGGCCAGGGACCCCAAGACGGGCCACGGAGGGGCCCCCGAAAAGAAGGGGCTGAAAAGGAAGCAGCCCCCCACGGAGGAGCGGGCCCCCCACTGGCTGCGCAGAGACCTCCGAGTGCGCTTCGTGGACAAAGGGCACTACAAGGGCCGCTACTACAACACCAAGATGATCATCGAAGACGTCCTGAGCCCGGACACGTGTGTGTGCAGGACAGATGAGGGCCGGCTCCTCGAGGGGCTGCGAGAAGATATGTTGGAGACCCTCATCCCCAAGGAGGAGAAGGCCAGGGTCATGGTGGTGCTGGGGCCCCACCGGGGCCAGGTGGGCCGGCTACTGGGCAGAGACAAGGATAAGAGCCGGGCTCTGGTGCAGCTGCTGCAGGAGGGGGAGGGCACTGTCCTGCAACTGGACTACGACGCTGTTTGTCACTACGTTGGGCCTGTGGCAGAGGACTGAAGGGCTCCCATCCATCAGAGGG
Proteins encoded:
- the GPKOW gene encoding G-patch domain and KOW motifs-containing protein, which produces MAHGDSEAGAASSAAPGPPGPVSFGFSRTASRRRLAEGREGQPEEEKDFLRAVEGRELRSVRPPEEAPRELVIPLLRRGHGRTAAPGQAVLPEDGVLRQAVEELIEESKRAEQLGPGAEAADRSMAIPLLARVGDAAEAPESVGADYEAVPVEAYGLAMLRGMGWKPGEGIGRTFKQVVKPRENPLRPKGLGLGASLVLPSGPPGPSQPGSPKDDEELVGLAPGRAVVVLSGPHRGLYGQVQGLDPDNARAVVKLAPAGHVATLSEHVLRPVSRQEYDRQTLRGARDPKTGHGGAPEKKGLKRKQPPTEERAPHWLRRDLRVRFVDKGHYKGRYYNTKMIIEDVLSPDTCVCRTDEGRLLEGLREDMLETLIPKEEKARVMVVLGPHRGQVGRLLGRDKDKSRALVQLLQEGEGTVLQLDYDAVCHYVGPVAED